A region from the Ralstonia pickettii genome encodes:
- a CDS encoding feruloyl-CoA synthase, protein MNHVELQAQGPQLQSGHRTPPPAGVPDQPYRQVAVSDAPARCEMDARDGGVWHVRNTEALAEHPPRMTDCLVAGAQRHPDRVLAARRGPDGAWIKLTYREMLERARAIGQALLDRGVSTGRPLAILSGNDLEHLQLALGAMWAGVPYAPVSPPYALVSTDFGKLRHVFDVLTPGLVYAADGAAFANAIDAVVPDGVEVITRDGVLPGRIATAFDTLLQTPVTTADAAQAATGPDTLVKVLFTSGSTRAPKAVPTTHRMLCSNQQMLRQTIPEFAKEPPVLVDWLPWNHTFGGSHNVGIVLYNGGTLYIDDGRPVPGKFDETLRNLHEIAPTAYFNVPKGWEELALALERDPALRETFFSRVKLYFFGGAGLSQEAWDRLERVTGQHCGERIRIMAGLGMTETSPCCLFTTAPIMRSGYVGTPAPGCELKLVPVGDKLEARFRGPHVMRGYWRLGEEPAAPVFDEDGYYCSGDALRFYDPEHPEQGLVFDGRIAEDFKLSSGTFVSVGPLRARVIAAGAPYVQDVVIAGMNRDDIGLLVFPQMERCRSLSGLPTSASVAQVLAAPAVRAAFAALLHELNATATGSATRVARLLLLDAPPSLDRGEITDKGTLNQRAVLAHRAEHVDTLYRDGDPAVIRAG, encoded by the coding sequence GTGAATCACGTCGAATTGCAGGCGCAAGGCCCGCAGCTTCAATCCGGGCATCGCACGCCGCCCCCGGCAGGTGTGCCCGATCAACCCTACAGGCAGGTCGCCGTGAGCGACGCGCCTGCGCGTTGCGAGATGGACGCGCGCGACGGCGGTGTCTGGCATGTGCGCAATACCGAGGCGTTGGCCGAGCATCCGCCGCGCATGACCGACTGCCTCGTGGCGGGCGCGCAGCGCCACCCCGATCGCGTGCTGGCCGCTCGCCGTGGCCCGGACGGCGCGTGGATCAAGCTGACGTACCGCGAGATGCTGGAGCGCGCACGCGCAATCGGTCAGGCGCTGCTGGATCGCGGTGTCTCCACCGGGCGCCCGCTGGCGATCCTGTCCGGCAACGATCTTGAACACCTGCAACTGGCGCTGGGCGCCATGTGGGCGGGTGTGCCATACGCGCCTGTGTCGCCGCCGTATGCGTTGGTGTCGACGGATTTCGGCAAGCTTCGCCACGTGTTCGACGTACTGACGCCCGGGCTTGTCTATGCCGCAGATGGCGCGGCCTTCGCCAACGCCATCGACGCGGTGGTGCCCGACGGCGTGGAGGTCATCACGCGCGACGGCGTACTGCCGGGGCGTATCGCTACAGCCTTCGACACGCTGCTGCAGACGCCCGTGACGACGGCGGACGCCGCACAGGCCGCCACCGGCCCCGATACGTTGGTCAAGGTGCTGTTCACCTCCGGCTCGACACGCGCTCCCAAGGCCGTGCCGACCACGCACCGCATGCTGTGCAGCAACCAGCAGATGCTGCGCCAGACCATTCCCGAATTCGCCAAGGAGCCGCCGGTGCTGGTGGACTGGCTGCCCTGGAACCACACCTTCGGCGGCAGCCACAACGTGGGCATCGTGCTCTACAACGGCGGCACGCTGTACATTGATGACGGCCGGCCCGTGCCGGGCAAATTCGACGAGACCCTGCGCAACCTGCACGAGATCGCGCCCACCGCGTATTTCAACGTGCCCAAGGGGTGGGAAGAACTCGCGCTGGCGCTGGAACGGGACCCGGCCCTGCGGGAGACCTTCTTCTCGCGTGTGAAGCTCTACTTCTTTGGCGGTGCCGGGCTGTCGCAAGAGGCCTGGGACCGGCTGGAGCGCGTGACCGGCCAGCACTGCGGCGAGCGCATCCGCATCATGGCCGGCCTGGGCATGACGGAGACGTCGCCGTGCTGCTTGTTTACCACCGCGCCGATCATGCGCTCGGGCTATGTCGGCACGCCGGCGCCGGGGTGCGAACTCAAGCTCGTGCCCGTGGGCGACAAGCTGGAGGCGCGCTTTCGCGGGCCGCACGTCATGCGCGGCTACTGGCGCCTGGGCGAAGAGCCCGCCGCCCCGGTCTTCGACGAAGACGGCTATTACTGCAGCGGTGACGCGCTGCGTTTCTACGATCCGGAGCACCCGGAACAAGGCCTCGTCTTCGATGGCCGCATCGCAGAGGACTTCAAGCTCAGCTCCGGCACGTTCGTCAGCGTGGGCCCGTTGCGCGCACGTGTGATTGCCGCAGGCGCGCCGTATGTGCAGGACGTGGTGATTGCCGGCATGAATCGTGATGACATCGGCTTGCTGGTGTTTCCGCAAATGGAGCGATGCCGCAGCCTGTCGGGCCTGCCGACCAGCGCGAGTGTGGCCCAAGTGTTGGCGGCCCCCGCCGTGCGCGCCGCATTTGCTGCCCTGCTGCACGAACTGAACGCCACGGCCACCGGCAGCGCCACGCGCGTGGCACGGCTGCTCTTGCTCGACGCACCGCCGTCGCTGGACCGCGGCGAGATCACCGACAAGGGCACGCTGAACCAGCGCGCCGTTCTGGCCCACCGTGCCGAGCACGTCGACACGCTGTATCGCGATGGCGATCCCGCGGTGATTCGCGCGGGCTGA
- a CDS encoding tannase/feruloyl esterase family alpha/beta hydrolase, with protein MKTVMSRGMALAALALALNCAGCNDDSTGDASTSQPSQLPQLSPATGLNLATACESFAGKLSFANTSITAISTVAAGTLSVGGNAVPEHCLVTGTMNTRVSPVDGKTYAIGFEMRLPKAWNGRFYYQANGGLDGSVATALGALGGGPVSSALGAGFAVISSDAGHNGSQVPLFGRDPQARLDYGYNAVAALTPMAKSMIAQVYGKTPDRSYFGGCSNGGRHAMVAAARSANAYDGIVAGDPGFHLPKAAINEVYSAQQLATVATANTSAGFPDITTSLSATERAMVASRVLAKCDALDGTTDGMINNLKACQTAFSLANDVPTCTGARDGTCLTAAQKTVMANLFAGARNSAGQALYSGFSFDAGISGSNWAAWKQGNSIQLDPAALAFVFTTTPQPASAITSLTAYGLAFNMDTDAPKIFATDATYTESAWSFMTPPDETNLGALKGRGAKLMVYHGTSDPVFSSDDTTDWYQRLAAANGGDASNFARFYPVPGMNHCSGGPTADQFDMLTPLVAWVEHGVAPDSVVATARGPSNAAPNAEVPSDWNAAGHDRTRPLCAYPKNARYTGTGNVNDASSFTCQ; from the coding sequence ATGAAGACCGTCATGTCACGGGGCATGGCGCTGGCCGCGCTCGCCCTCGCGCTGAACTGCGCCGGCTGCAACGACGACAGCACAGGCGACGCATCAACGTCGCAACCATCGCAGCTGCCACAGCTTTCGCCCGCCACCGGTTTGAACCTTGCCACTGCGTGCGAGAGCTTTGCCGGCAAGCTGAGTTTTGCCAATACCAGCATTACCGCCATCTCGACCGTGGCCGCCGGCACCTTGAGCGTGGGCGGCAACGCCGTGCCCGAGCACTGCCTGGTCACCGGCACCATGAACACGCGCGTGAGCCCCGTGGATGGCAAGACCTACGCCATCGGTTTCGAGATGCGCCTGCCCAAGGCCTGGAATGGGCGCTTCTATTACCAGGCCAACGGCGGGCTGGATGGCTCCGTGGCCACCGCGTTGGGCGCGTTGGGTGGCGGGCCGGTGAGCAGCGCGCTGGGCGCGGGGTTTGCCGTCATCAGTTCGGATGCGGGGCACAACGGCAGCCAGGTGCCGCTGTTCGGTCGCGACCCGCAGGCGCGCCTCGACTACGGCTACAACGCCGTTGCCGCGCTCACGCCGATGGCCAAGTCGATGATTGCGCAGGTGTACGGCAAGACGCCGGACCGCAGCTACTTTGGCGGGTGTTCCAACGGCGGGCGCCATGCGATGGTGGCCGCCGCACGCTCGGCCAATGCGTATGACGGCATCGTGGCCGGCGACCCGGGCTTTCATCTGCCCAAGGCGGCCATCAACGAGGTGTACAGCGCGCAGCAATTGGCGACGGTGGCCACGGCCAACACCAGCGCCGGCTTTCCGGACATCACCACGTCTCTGAGCGCCACGGAGCGCGCCATGGTCGCCAGCCGCGTGCTCGCCAAGTGCGATGCGTTGGATGGCACGACCGACGGCATGATCAACAACCTCAAGGCGTGCCAGACCGCCTTCAGCCTCGCCAACGATGTGCCGACCTGCACCGGCGCACGCGACGGCACCTGCCTGACCGCCGCGCAGAAAACCGTGATGGCCAACCTGTTTGCCGGCGCCCGCAACAGCGCAGGGCAGGCGTTGTACTCGGGGTTTTCGTTTGACGCCGGCATCAGCGGCAGCAACTGGGCGGCCTGGAAGCAGGGCAACTCGATCCAGCTCGACCCCGCAGCGCTGGCGTTCGTGTTCACGACCACGCCGCAGCCGGCGTCGGCCATCACGTCACTCACCGCGTATGGCCTGGCGTTCAACATGGACACCGACGCACCGAAGATCTTCGCCACAGACGCCACGTATACCGAATCCGCCTGGTCGTTCATGACGCCGCCGGATGAGACCAACCTCGGCGCGCTCAAGGGACGCGGCGCCAAGCTGATGGTCTACCACGGCACGAGCGACCCGGTGTTCTCGTCCGACGACACGACCGACTGGTACCAGCGCCTGGCTGCAGCCAACGGCGGCGATGCCAGCAACTTCGCGCGCTTCTATCCAGTGCCCGGCATGAACCATTGCTCGGGCGGCCCGACCGCCGATCAGTTCGACATGCTCACGCCGCTGGTGGCGTGGGTAGAACACGGCGTGGCGCCCGACAGTGTGGTCGCCACCGCGCGCGGGCCCTCCAACGCTGCGCCCAACGCCGAAGTGCCCAGCGACTGGAATGCAGCCGGCCACGACCGCACGCGCCCGCTGTGTGCCTACCCGAAGAACGCACGCTATACCGGCACCGGCAACGTCAACGACGCGTCGAGCTTCACTTGCCAATGA
- a CDS encoding DUF421 domain-containing protein — MDTLLFLFGEGKDLNPLQTAMRAVVVFAIGLALVRLSGRRSFGQRAPFDFVVAVLLGATLSRAIVGASPFLATLSASLALVAVHRMLGWACVRLPKLDRLIAGREREVYREGRFNQGEMDAALITVGDVQESVRQTLGSRTLDDVEAAILERNGQVSLIRKRR, encoded by the coding sequence ATGGATACGCTGCTGTTCCTCTTTGGCGAAGGCAAGGATCTCAACCCGCTGCAAACCGCGATGCGTGCGGTGGTTGTGTTCGCCATCGGGCTGGCGCTGGTGCGCCTGTCGGGCCGACGCTCGTTCGGGCAGCGTGCACCGTTCGACTTTGTCGTCGCCGTATTGCTCGGGGCAACGTTGAGCCGCGCGATTGTCGGCGCGTCGCCGTTTTTGGCCACGCTGTCGGCGTCGCTCGCGCTGGTGGCCGTACACCGCATGCTGGGGTGGGCCTGCGTGCGGCTGCCCAAGCTCGATAGGCTCATTGCCGGCCGCGAACGCGAGGTGTATCGCGAAGGTCGGTTCAACCAGGGCGAGATGGATGCGGCACTCATCACCGTGGGTGATGTGCAAGAGAGCGTGCGCCAGACTTTGGGCAGCCGCACGCTGGACGATGTGGAGGCCGCCATTCTGGAGCGCAACGGACAGGTCAGCCTGATCCGCAAGCGCCGCTGA
- a CDS encoding porin, protein MQTTTSRTHCLVLAAATCALASGAAKAQSVTLYGLIDTGIEYVSHANTNGNGLARIPSVTGTLPSRWGLRGAEDLGNGMKAVFTLESGFNTDTGTSGQGGRLFGRQAWVGLASDYGTVTLGRQYSMVFLSLAEADILGPSQYAIGSLDAYIPNARADNTIAYKGTFSGLTVGATYSFGRDAAGGVPASGTCAGEVAGNASSCRAVSGMLKYDAATFGVAGAYEEQRGGTGATASFFNGSAPIALTDAGDKDRRIVANGYVKLGNAKLGVGWIGRHVQAVAGDVRSNLYFVNGSYPLTGALTLDAGLIRLVNADQSRSATMAVLRGVYALSKRTALYAQTGYLWNSANAQYSVSGGGGGTTPARGVNQLGAMVGMRTAF, encoded by the coding sequence ATGCAAACCACCACCTCGCGCACGCACTGTCTCGTGCTGGCCGCTGCCACGTGCGCCCTCGCCAGCGGCGCGGCCAAGGCGCAGAGCGTCACGCTCTACGGCCTGATCGATACCGGAATCGAATACGTGAGCCATGCCAATACCAATGGCAATGGCCTCGCGCGCATCCCGTCGGTCACGGGCACGCTGCCCTCGCGCTGGGGCCTGCGTGGCGCTGAAGACCTGGGCAACGGCATGAAGGCCGTGTTCACGCTGGAAAGCGGCTTCAACACCGACACCGGCACCTCAGGCCAGGGCGGCCGCCTGTTCGGCCGGCAGGCGTGGGTCGGCCTGGCCAGCGATTACGGCACCGTGACGCTGGGCCGGCAGTACAGCATGGTGTTTCTGTCGCTGGCCGAGGCAGACATCCTCGGCCCCAGCCAGTACGCCATCGGCTCACTCGACGCGTACATTCCCAACGCACGGGCCGACAACACCATCGCTTACAAAGGCACCTTCAGTGGCCTGACGGTGGGAGCGACGTATTCGTTCGGGCGTGACGCGGCGGGCGGTGTGCCGGCCTCCGGAACCTGTGCGGGCGAAGTGGCCGGCAATGCTTCGTCGTGCCGCGCGGTGTCGGGCATGCTGAAGTACGACGCGGCCACCTTTGGCGTAGCCGGCGCCTACGAAGAGCAACGTGGCGGCACGGGCGCCACCGCGTCGTTCTTCAACGGCAGTGCGCCCATCGCGCTCACGGATGCGGGCGATAAAGACCGCCGCATCGTCGCCAACGGCTATGTGAAGCTCGGCAACGCCAAGCTGGGCGTCGGCTGGATCGGTCGCCACGTGCAAGCCGTCGCGGGCGACGTCCGTTCCAACCTGTACTTCGTCAACGGGAGCTATCCGCTCACGGGTGCGCTTACGTTGGATGCCGGCCTGATCCGTCTGGTCAACGCCGACCAGAGCCGCAGCGCGACGATGGCCGTGCTGCGCGGCGTCTATGCGCTCTCGAAGCGCACGGCGCTATATGCGCAGACGGGCTATCTGTGGAACAGCGCCAACGCGCAGTATTCCGTCAGCGGTGGCGGCGGTGGGACCACGCCGGCCAGGGGCGTGAACCAGCTCGGCGCGATGGTGGGGATGCGGACGGCGTTTTGA
- a CDS encoding SDR family oxidoreductase, with amino-acid sequence MPDQPQQQPPQHQDRQPGTEANMTPRPQSEMANYVGSGKLSDKVAIVTGGDSGIGRAVAIGFAKEGADVLIAYLDEHDDANQTCRLVRATGRRCEAIAGDLGDEAHARAVITQAVATFGKIDIVVSNAAEQHPQQSLADIDAAQLERTFRTNVFAMFYLIRAALPHLHEGARIITTTSVTAFRGSGHLVDYAATKGAIVAFTRSLAQQLADKNILVNAVAPGPIWTPLIPSTFDAEHVAKFGSKEPLGRAGQPDEVAPCYIFLASADASYMTGQTLHPNGGEIVNG; translated from the coding sequence ATGCCTGACCAGCCCCAACAGCAACCGCCCCAACACCAGGACCGCCAGCCCGGCACCGAAGCCAACATGACGCCACGCCCGCAATCCGAGATGGCCAATTACGTGGGCAGCGGCAAGCTCAGCGACAAAGTGGCCATCGTCACCGGGGGCGACAGCGGCATCGGCCGCGCGGTGGCCATCGGGTTCGCCAAGGAAGGCGCCGACGTGCTGATTGCCTATCTGGACGAACACGACGATGCCAACCAGACCTGCCGCCTCGTGCGCGCGACGGGCCGCCGCTGCGAAGCGATTGCCGGCGACCTGGGCGACGAGGCGCACGCCCGCGCGGTCATCACGCAGGCCGTGGCGACCTTCGGCAAGATCGACATCGTGGTGAGCAATGCGGCGGAACAGCACCCGCAGCAAAGCCTGGCCGACATCGATGCAGCACAGCTGGAACGTACATTCCGCACGAACGTTTTTGCGATGTTCTATTTGATCCGTGCCGCGCTGCCGCACCTGCATGAAGGCGCACGCATCATCACGACCACGTCGGTCACCGCGTTTCGCGGCAGCGGCCATCTGGTGGACTACGCCGCCACCAAGGGCGCAATCGTGGCGTTCACGCGTTCACTGGCGCAGCAGCTGGCGGACAAGAACATCCTGGTGAACGCGGTAGCACCGGGGCCGATCTGGACACCGTTGATCCCGTCCACGTTCGATGCGGAGCACGTCGCAAAATTCGGCAGCAAGGAGCCACTGGGCCGCGCGGGCCAACCCGATGAAGTGGCGCCTTGCTACATCTTTCTTGCATCTGCCGATGCAAGTTACATGACGGGGCAGACGCTGCATCCGAATGGGGGGGAGATCGTCAATGGGTGA
- a CDS encoding Nramp family divalent metal transporter, producing the protein MPAADNVPWYRRLGPGFITGTADDDPSGIATYAQAGAQVGTGMLWTLLLTLPLMIAIQLVSARLGRVSGQGVVANIRRHHSPWLAYAFVALVTVANVINVGADIVSMGDSVRLLVGGATAWYACLFAVVTLALQVWMPYRRYARYLQWIALSLLAYVATAFVVKVDWAHALHDTVVPRMQWSKDYAMTLVAVFGTTISPYLFVWQAAGEVEETRLAEDEAPLKHAPWQAKEQLARIRIDTTFGMAVSALIAFCIMLTAAYALHTHGVTHIETCAQAAEALKPVAGRFAQLLFAVGVIGTGLLAVPVLAGSAAYAAAEAFEWHSSLEAKVHHAPKFYLFLTLVMAAAMVMVFLPIEPFKLLYWAAVLNGVAATPVMVMLQLISRRKAVMGPFRSSPMLHGTAWVATLCMCATTLLFFVLAAGGS; encoded by the coding sequence GTGCCAGCCGCAGACAACGTCCCGTGGTACCGCCGGCTGGGGCCCGGCTTCATCACCGGCACTGCCGATGACGATCCGAGCGGCATCGCCACCTATGCGCAGGCCGGGGCGCAGGTCGGCACGGGCATGCTGTGGACGCTGTTGCTCACGCTGCCCCTGATGATTGCCATCCAGCTCGTCAGTGCGCGCCTTGGGCGGGTGTCCGGGCAGGGCGTGGTGGCAAATATCCGGCGACACCACTCGCCTTGGCTGGCGTATGCATTCGTGGCGCTGGTTACGGTGGCCAACGTTATCAACGTCGGTGCGGACATTGTGTCCATGGGCGACAGCGTTCGGCTGCTCGTGGGCGGAGCCACCGCCTGGTATGCATGCCTCTTCGCCGTGGTGACGCTCGCACTGCAAGTCTGGATGCCGTATCGCCGCTATGCGCGCTATCTTCAATGGATTGCGTTGTCGCTGCTGGCATACGTCGCCACGGCGTTTGTCGTGAAGGTGGATTGGGCGCACGCCTTGCACGACACCGTAGTGCCGCGGATGCAGTGGTCGAAAGACTACGCGATGACGCTCGTCGCCGTCTTCGGCACCACCATCAGCCCGTATCTGTTTGTATGGCAGGCCGCAGGCGAGGTCGAAGAAACACGGCTTGCCGAAGACGAAGCGCCGCTCAAGCACGCACCCTGGCAGGCAAAGGAGCAACTGGCACGCATCCGCATCGACACGACGTTCGGGATGGCAGTGTCGGCGCTGATCGCCTTCTGCATCATGCTGACGGCTGCCTACGCGCTGCACACCCACGGCGTCACCCACATCGAAACCTGCGCACAGGCCGCCGAAGCGCTCAAGCCGGTGGCCGGCCGCTTCGCGCAGTTGTTGTTTGCCGTGGGCGTAATCGGCACGGGGCTGCTGGCCGTGCCTGTGCTGGCAGGGTCGGCCGCCTATGCCGCTGCCGAGGCCTTTGAGTGGCACAGCAGTCTGGAAGCGAAGGTGCACCACGCGCCCAAGTTCTATCTCTTCCTGACACTGGTGATGGCGGCGGCCATGGTGATGGTGTTCCTGCCGATCGAGCCCTTCAAGCTGCTGTACTGGGCGGCCGTTCTCAACGGCGTGGCGGCCACGCCCGTCATGGTCATGCTGCAGCTGATATCGCGTCGCAAGGCAGTGATGGGGCCGTTTCGCAGCTCGCCCATGCTGCACGGTACGGCCTGGGTGGCGACGTTGTGCATGTGCGCCACCACGTTGCTGTTCTTCGTGCTGGCTGCGGGAGGTTCCTGA
- the mhpT gene encoding 3-(3-hydroxy-phenyl)propionate transporter MhpT gives MQTTTTTLTRERVGPGVAMTLGLCFIVALLEGLDLQSIGVAAPRMAREFGLSVGQMGLAFSAGTFGLLPGAMLGGRLADRIGRKRVLILATALFGIFSIATAHVWDFNSLLAIRVATGIGLGAAMPNLIALCAEAVPARLRNTAVSVMYCGIPFGGAIAAVVGMLSAGDTGWRHIFYVGGFGPLVVVPLLLTLQESRRFDRSFDGQQRGAIQPPPVSWALFGERRTAATLFLWVSYFFTLIVLYFLLNWLPSLMAAQGLSRPQVGMVQILFNIGGGAGALGIGMLMDAARPRWVVSGMYVGIIAALSLLAAAGGMASMSAGAFMAGLFVIGAQSVLYALAAAYYPTVVRGTGVGAAVAVGRLGSIAGPLLAGQLLAMGQHATTIIGASIPVTIIAALAALLLLKGPRVQD, from the coding sequence ATGCAAACCACCACCACGACATTGACGCGGGAGCGCGTTGGCCCCGGCGTCGCCATGACGCTCGGGCTGTGCTTCATCGTTGCGCTGCTTGAGGGGCTCGATCTGCAATCCATCGGCGTGGCTGCGCCGCGCATGGCGCGCGAGTTCGGGCTGTCGGTCGGGCAGATGGGCCTTGCATTCAGCGCCGGCACGTTCGGCCTGTTGCCGGGCGCCATGCTGGGCGGCCGGCTGGCCGATCGCATCGGGCGCAAGCGCGTGCTGATCCTGGCGACGGCGCTGTTCGGCATCTTTTCGATCGCCACCGCGCACGTGTGGGATTTCAACAGCCTGTTGGCGATCCGCGTGGCCACCGGCATCGGCCTGGGGGCCGCCATGCCCAACCTGATCGCGCTGTGTGCCGAAGCGGTACCCGCACGCCTGCGCAACACTGCCGTGAGCGTCATGTATTGCGGCATCCCGTTTGGCGGCGCCATCGCCGCGGTGGTCGGCATGTTGAGCGCCGGCGATACCGGCTGGCGCCACATCTTCTACGTGGGCGGCTTCGGCCCGCTGGTGGTGGTGCCGCTGCTGCTGACGCTGCAGGAGTCGCGCCGGTTTGACCGCAGTTTCGACGGTCAGCAACGCGGCGCCATACAGCCGCCGCCGGTGTCATGGGCACTGTTTGGCGAGCGCCGCACGGCGGCCACGCTGTTCTTGTGGGTCAGCTATTTCTTCACGCTGATCGTGCTGTATTTCCTGCTCAACTGGCTGCCCTCCCTGATGGCCGCACAGGGGCTGAGCCGGCCGCAGGTTGGCATGGTGCAGATCCTGTTCAACATCGGCGGCGGTGCGGGCGCGCTGGGCATTGGCATGCTGATGGATGCAGCGCGCCCGCGCTGGGTTGTGTCGGGCATGTATGTCGGCATCATCGCGGCGTTGTCGTTGCTGGCTGCGGCGGGCGGCATGGCATCGATGTCGGCCGGCGCCTTCATGGCGGGGCTGTTCGTGATCGGCGCGCAGTCGGTGCTGTATGCGCTGGCGGCGGCGTACTACCCGACCGTCGTGCGCGGCACCGGCGTGGGCGCTGCGGTGGCGGTGGGCCGGTTGGGTTCGATCGCCGGGCCGCTGCTGGCCGGTCAACTGCTGGCGATGGGGCAGCACGCCACCACCATCATTGGTGCCAGCATCCCGGTCACCATCATCGCGGCGCTGGCTGCGCTGCTGCTGCTCAAGGGGCCGCGCGTGCAGGACTGA
- a CDS encoding aldehyde dehydrogenase produces MPDVTQLVTLLIGGQSRPAANGATFERRNPVNDAVASRAAAATLEDADAAVQAAADAFPAWAALPPGERRKRLLKAADLMDQHTEAFIRAGAAETGASATWIGFNVMLAANMLREAASMTTQIDGSVIPSDVPGNFAMAVRQPCGVVLGIAPWNAPVILGTRALAMPLACGNTVVLKASEMCPGVHRLIGTVLQEAGLGDGVVNVVTNAPADAAQVVERLIAHPAVRRVNFTGSTHVGRIIAQHAARHLKPALLELGGKAPVLVLDDADLDAAVDAIAFGGFFNQGQICMSTERVIVDRKIADALVDKLAAKARTLRAGDPADGTAQLGAMVSVDAAKRVQALVADARTHGAALPVGLHMDGAIVQPAIVDGVTPAMRLYNEESFGPVVTVARVDGDEEAIRLANDSEYGLSAAVFSRDVSRAMRVAQRIESGICHINGPTVHDEAQMPFGGVKSSGYGRFGGKASIAEFTELRWITLQNTPRHYPI; encoded by the coding sequence ATGCCTGACGTGACCCAGCTTGTGACCCTGCTGATCGGTGGTCAAAGCCGGCCGGCTGCCAACGGTGCCACCTTCGAGCGCCGCAACCCGGTGAACGACGCGGTTGCCTCGCGCGCGGCGGCGGCCACGCTGGAAGATGCAGACGCCGCCGTGCAGGCCGCCGCCGATGCGTTCCCCGCGTGGGCAGCGCTACCGCCGGGTGAACGCCGCAAGCGCCTGCTCAAGGCGGCCGACTTGATGGACCAGCACACCGAGGCGTTCATCCGCGCCGGCGCGGCGGAAACCGGCGCCAGCGCCACCTGGATCGGCTTCAACGTCATGCTGGCGGCCAACATGTTGCGCGAAGCCGCCTCCATGACCACGCAGATCGACGGCAGCGTCATTCCCTCCGACGTGCCGGGCAACTTTGCGATGGCTGTGCGCCAGCCGTGCGGTGTGGTGCTGGGCATTGCACCGTGGAACGCGCCGGTGATCCTGGGCACGCGTGCGCTAGCGATGCCACTGGCATGCGGCAACACGGTCGTGCTCAAGGCGTCAGAGATGTGTCCGGGCGTGCACCGGCTGATCGGCACCGTGCTGCAGGAGGCCGGCCTGGGCGATGGTGTGGTCAACGTGGTGACCAACGCGCCGGCCGACGCCGCCCAGGTGGTGGAACGCCTGATCGCGCATCCGGCCGTGCGCCGCGTGAACTTCACGGGCTCGACGCACGTGGGGCGCATCATTGCCCAGCACGCGGCGCGGCACCTGAAGCCCGCGCTCCTGGAGCTGGGCGGCAAGGCGCCGGTGCTCGTGCTGGACGATGCGGATCTGGATGCAGCAGTGGATGCGATTGCGTTTGGCGGGTTCTTCAATCAGGGCCAGATCTGCATGTCGACCGAACGCGTCATTGTCGATCGCAAGATTGCCGATGCCCTCGTCGACAAGCTGGCCGCCAAGGCCCGCACGCTTCGCGCGGGCGATCCCGCGGACGGGACTGCGCAACTGGGCGCGATGGTGAGCGTGGATGCAGCCAAGCGCGTGCAGGCGCTGGTAGCAGACGCCCGCACGCACGGCGCCGCGCTGCCCGTCGGCTTGCACATGGATGGCGCCATCGTGCAGCCCGCCATCGTGGACGGCGTAACGCCCGCCATGCGGTTGTACAACGAGGAATCGTTCGGCCCCGTGGTGACGGTGGCGCGCGTTGATGGCGATGAAGAGGCGATCCGCCTGGCCAACGACAGCGAATACGGCTTGTCGGCCGCCGTGTTCAGCCGCGATGTGTCGCGCGCCATGCGGGTCGCCCAGCGTATCGAATCGGGCATCTGCCACATCAACGGCCCCACCGTGCACGACGAGGCGCAGATGCCGTTTGGCGGCGTGAAGAGCAGCGGCTACGGCCGGTTTGGCGGCAAGGCATCGATTGCGGAATTTACCGAACTGCGCTGGATCACCTTGCAGAATACGCCGCGCCACTATCCCATTTAA